A DNA window from Doryrhamphus excisus isolate RoL2022-K1 chromosome 2, RoL_Dexc_1.0, whole genome shotgun sequence contains the following coding sequences:
- the LOC131116951 gene encoding hippocampus abundant transcript 1 protein-like has protein sequence MAGEPPVGTGRVVLVKKIIMKDGSVLQQGIGRPSVYHAVVVIFLEFFAWGLLTTPMLTVLHETFPQHTFLMNGLIQGVKGLLSFMSAPLIGALSDVWGRRSFLLVTVFFTCAPIPLMRLSPWWYFAMISMSGAFSVTFSVIFAYVADVTDERERSTAYGLVSATFAASLVTSPAIGAYLSAWYGDNLVVLVATLIALADICFILLAVPESLPDKMRLNTWGAPISWEQADPFASLRKVGQDTTVLLICITVFLSYLPEAGQYSSFFLYLRQVINFSSTTIAVFIGVVGILSIVAQTLLLTLLMRTLGNKNTVLLGLGFQILQLAWYGFGSEPWMMWAAGAVAAMSSITFPAVSALVSQSADPDKQGVVQGMITGIRGLCNGLGPALYGFIFFLFNVELNSMDPIQGDFDPLPLHSPTEQSLIPGPPFLLGACTVVVAFLVALFIPEKPPSAAASSPLPLSDKPRPGSKESLSSLAGIHINTPLPGSDEESPPATSEEDFEPLLQDSIV, from the exons ATGGCGGGGGAGCCGCCGGTGGGCACCGGCCGAGTGGTGCTTGTCAAGAAGATCATCATGAAGGACGGATCCGTG CTCCAGCAGGGTATAGGCCGACCGAGTGTGTACCATGCAGTGGTGGTAATCTTCCTGGAGTTCTTTGCCTGGGGTTTGCTGACCACACCTATGCTCACA GTGCTCCATGAAACATTCCCCCAGCATACTTTCCTGATGAATGGACTCATTCAAGGCGTGAAG GGTCTTCTGTCGTTCATGTCTGCTCCTCTGATTGGTGCATTGTCGGATGTGTGGGGGAGACGGTCTTTCCTATTGGTCACGGTCTTCTTCACCTGTGCCCCTATCCCCCTCATGAGACTCAGCCCCTG GTGGTACTTTGCCATGATCTCCATGTCTGGAGCGTTCTCCGTCACCTTCTCGGTCATCTTTGCGTACGTTGCAGATGTGACAGATGAACGAGAGAGGAGCACAGCTTACGGTCTG GTGTCTGCTACATTTGCTGCTAGCCTGGTGACCAGCCCAGCAATCGGGGCGTACTTGTCAGCCTGGTATGGAGACAACCTGGTGGTCCTGGTGGCCACATTGATCGCCCTCGCTGACATCTGCTTCATCCTGTTGGCCGTGCCCGAGTCTTTGCCAGACAAGATGAGGCTCAATACTTGGGGAGCACCGATATCCTGGGAGCAAGCTGATCCCTTTGCT TCTCTGAGGAAGGTGGGCCAGGACACCACagttttactcatctgtatcaCCGTGTTCCTCTCTTACTTGCCAGAGGCTGGACAGTACTCCAGCTTCTTCCTCTACCTGAGGCAG GTTATAAATTTCTCCTCTACAACCATTGCTGTGTTTATTGGGGTTGTGGGCATTCTATCCATTGTAGCACAG ACCCTTCTACTCACATTGCTGATGAGGACTCTGGGTAATAAAAACACTGTTCTCTTGGGTTTGGGCTTCCAGATCCTTCAGTTGGCCTGGTACGGCTTTGGATCAGAGCCATG GATGATGTGGGCAGCTGGTGCTGTGGCAGCcatgtcctccatcaccttccccgcAGTCTCAGCTCTGGTGTCACAGTCTGCAGATCCCGATAAACAAG GTGTAGTCCAGGGGATGATCACTGGGATCAGAGGCTTGTGTAACGGTCTGGGTCCAGCTTTGTATGGattcatcttcttcctcttcaatGTGGAGCTCAACAGCATGGACCCCATCCAGGGAGATTTTGACCCCCTGCCTCTGCACAGTCCCACTGAG CAATCTCTCATCCCCGGCCCGCCTTTCCTTTTGGGAGCTTGCACCGTGGTTGTCGCCTTCCTGGTTGCGCTCTTCATACCGGAGAAACCGCCCTCTGCTGCCGCGTCCTCTCCGCTCCCTCTTAGCGATAAGCCCCGTCCAGGCAGCAAAGAGTCGCTGTCCTCTCTGGCAGGCATCCACATCAACACACCTCTCCCGGGCAGCGACGAAGAATCTCCTCCCGCCACAAGCGAGGAGGACTTTGAGCCTCTGCTGCAGGACAGTATCGTTTGA